Proteins encoded together in one Plasmodium brasilianum strain Bolivian I chromosome 6, whole genome shotgun sequence window:
- a CDS encoding KH domain-containing protein, which yields MDKNQLLQKSEKANFYNSKIKNKSNENITDCKKESNILQSDVLQNVNLQGKVHIKKYVEKTTKLYNVENRNIIKNISENIEDANDTNVKSEQEELSQGNFSALSEKRFDNNNNNGNSYHNRNGSGSSIRNSSSNSNSSSNNNVLSIESGSCNPGKVEFVENKNFSSRKDNIESNITHFHDTGVAENNEITSKLNDKNYCNNKNFTNNNTYYNMMCKDINYVCNSNTGTINQNKNSHNQAINDINKKSNYHTKFISGSSSNFDGLNNSNDRNKEYSSHHTNSEHMNNVNFIDNGNSSSSSEKLGCMLENTEEYRENVQHYDNIQKSSTNCSITNEMNRNEQKNKNYQMGENESKNDQIDENDIMLKSCFTDSNKVSNYNLNEENECNKEESLYDNIKDRVSEKTFSSSTDLKRLNSLNNSNNSFIFSNNILEGKYNNNNNSANCNFEKSSERGSERGNEKYSEYGDNDKIKGKNEKKGICSNDSCVVSATKEMEACYKSYNNNVNNNIINQSTFTFYDNNLNSNELMANKLQTLNEAKNSSDYNTHSEHDNNNEKKSMLFKNYDFSVFDYLDNYKNIYNNDRKDNTLSLLEKVDSNFKLLNTSINEKKHIIIEENYYNAEEAKFFNSFLNDIAKNVSEEREGKYFSTEDTMSTHIYRNSNIIDSSIKNNVHLTHLNNIRELYANFDSTCNNFKKEKHGFIFANGLNKCGSDLFNKYNDERSHEALNGDTKESVEKNKTYDSSCHNQLLNNHNRDSQTNGKEINKQNESFQNYEKCNSSNAHTFNKEASKFVSFNKNLNYVLISKTGEEEEDCSGKCVSRYMERYVANEVVKEPEIKAANGNTFFQGEGFNSGKDVYHLTKNGNYTGVNNDNDINYNVDYDIDDDINGSIKANINDNIDDDDDGGDVDMINKNSKLMSIIGNRIMDSLENMDAGDATDSLYEIMIMRNNKQSTFHCINSMDDSLNTADREIDSELYIKQHFVNSKNLLYNNSYMKCNRDYENCFDRNEIVRVSSFNNPSNSSVNQGEQRNMEYSITYNRVSSKYDSENDINDCHRNGDEKEKDKKYCEKDCERDNKKNDEINVERNINYKNSETTNVSFSVLDNNNIIKSNDNIKLLGKNFIKENTTTANSEHSERIKNVDDGKDAKNDKTNFDYLFDHVIDSNLNLFLNSEELNYDNVLYTNKDSGCSNNNNNSGNSNVRSSINYNKHSYNNSNIKDSNSNNSNSNNSNSNNSNSNNSNSNNRNSNNSNSNNSNSNNSNSNTNNGNSSDNNYSYTSDIHNFLRQENLNKAQNNVSNNLYYCPNSPNVRVNANMNNNSFMKYIKNFLENNYINDQKNYIDLYYKTKENNNSTGENEFPDASKENNMNLTINNIYKSKDVNVHGSRNMKYVDGAYFHNKQSVSTANTSYDSCRIGVSNTTNANSANKTNSANKTNSANKTNSTNGVNSMLIGGHHLIRDFNNHSQDIFDMASIKSTKAFAEVHNNNSNSNNISGNNNNGNTYYCRSGMPRLDDANVCIKKTGALDYSNIYNLVHDIKNDEDEHASKSKLNSKHPLESDYCGGIYNNNSSSNNTNSNNNTSNSNTSNNNTGNNNTSNNNTSNNNTSNNNTSNNNTSNNNTSNSNSTKNSRITNGSYYRMNDLKKEGKNMNIMNILKTEGGDSHIHRRGNNVTSLQLHDDNSKSKLCISKHEHYTNDDNDDVGNDDNDTSIYVGKNIDVNAQEYSMNCTEDISECNLNKLMVSDCRNATVNKVGLMERRNNLVEGETARTYNNNNSNNHNNSIHNDCNNNITSSNINDSANVQGTRKYYENIKKDNFSTMHSVFQKCVLSKDNENITNYEDRNVKNENRCSNNNINDNQYSTIKINDEEKRKNLSEDIMYNDSTTVATFLSEQNLGKIMSKEDVYINDGELVEKEEQKRGGYSQESINLEKYNNDPDKYSIHPDKYDNFDVGHNCTKPTSTNLEQGNEKGRKGYEDTQMKQVVCTVESNKENNLINDGLHNYSLGGKNTKIVRSWDNMSNMSNMNNYLSNTSSKNNNETLVRNSLMDEKMIDFILKSNGKVKDAMKDNNNEKGSIFQGNLNSINSVNCFLYGVLPNSNSDANSVIDGSHEEVHNNVVHIDNVDNVDNVDNVDEDDCKSNAINDNALNVQISSVNMKDKDNSSYNISTCSKANNSTTSNSVNCNNSTCNNNNDGQKIFLKRNFANGSTSNTNISGDSYDYTMNMTKNMNIKKDTNNNNNNNNSSNNKNNQQMTSFSKKSSNCIEYFDHSHVEVKDSGFKYSAQNDLENITNNMKLKSIYSYNVNKNTNITNVYNYNSFHYLNYNNHLGKGDKNKNKHQHPHQPVRNCNEMNLTNNYDLRVKSGPNSSLNNGINNNCNNSDNNISDRGDDGGNAISVNIRNDSSSTLNNSSNAKKVSPLKVTADYNYVKRISTRCISDSSVMDPQNFNNLHLRLKNSNFPNYMNNPPTAYSGSNNNNINSGSSRSNNSNSNNNNNNNNNNNSNNNNNNNSNNNSNNNSNNNSNNNSNNNSNNNYNNNSNNNSNNNSNNSNNNNYNNNSNNNSNNSNNNNYNNNNNNNNNNNSSSSNNNIKYNSKTNDESSGSSSIMEKLKVFDKMRYDMKFTNYNTIYDNSVKNRDKMSAKYKVFNSSCNSNNNYNNHNNGSCTTYTSSNHSNNYNNSGSSILDSRSFMLYDDREKLSKEGNKYTDRMKNMNCKKYNNFMKNGYIQKEIIPSDNFLVIKKYTAKYEVQIDPFNGFDIAKRIIGLKGTNMKKICIDTDCKLRLRGRGSGYLEGEEKKEASESLHLCVSCQKYDHYILAKKLIEQLLVKIYMDYDTWLYNHGKPYANLKPKTYEKFIPLFKFQQNPNSKQQNVNQN from the coding sequence atggacAAGAATCAGTTATTGCAGAAATCTGAGAAAGCCAACTTTTATAATtcaaagataaaaaataaatccaaCGAAAATATAACAGACTGCAAAAAGGaaagtaatatattacaaagtGATGTTCTACAGAATGTTAATTTACAAGGCAAAGtgcacataaaaaaatatgttgaaaaaacgactaaattatataatgtggaaaatagaaatataataaaaaatatatcagaaAATATTGAAGATGCAAATGATACGAATGTGAAGAGTGAGCAAGAAGAATTGTCACAAGGTAATTTCAGTGCCCTTTCGGAAAAACGTTttgataataacaataataatggtaatagCTATCATAATAGAAATGGTAGTGGAAGTAGTATTAGAAACAGCAGTAGCAACAGCAATAGCAGTAGCAATAATAACGTATTAAGTATCGAATCAGGGAGTTGTAACCCTGGGAAAGTTGAATTtgtggaaaataaaaattttagtaGCAGAAAAGATAACATTGAGAGCAACATTACACATTTCCATGATACTGGCGTTGcagaaaataatgaaatcaCGAGCAAGTTGAATGATAAGaattattgtaataataagaactttactaataataacacatattataatatgatGTGTAAGGATATAAACTATGTTTGTAATTCAAACACAGGAACTATTAATCAAAATAAGAACAGTCACAACCAAGCtattaatgatataaataaaaagagtaaCTATCATACGAAATTTATATCAGGTAGTAGTTCAAATTTTGATGGGTTAAATAATTCGAATGATAGAAATAAAGAGTATTCCTCTCATCATACAAATAGTGAGCATATGAATAATGTTAACTTTATTGATAATGGtaacagtagtagtagtagtgaAAAGTTAGGATGTATGTTGGAGAATACGGAAGAATATAGAGAAAATGTACAACATTACGATAATATTCAAAAGAGTTCGACAAATTGTAGTATAACTAACGAAATGAATagaaatgaacaaaaaaataaaaattaccaAATGGGTGAGAATGAGAGTAAAAATGACCAAATAgatgaaaatgatattatGCTAAAATCATGTTTTACCGACTCCAATAAAGTTAGTAATTACAACTTGAACGAAGAGAATGAATGtaataaagaagaaagtTTATATGACAATATTAAGGATAGAGTTTCTGAAAAAACTTTTTCATCATCTACTGATTTGAAGAGGCTcaattctttaaataattcaaataattcgtttattttttcaaataatattctagagggaaaatataataataataataatagtgcCAATTGTAATTTTGAGAAAAGTAGCGAAAGGGGCAGTGAAAGGGGAAACGAAAAATATAGCGAATATGGTGATAATGACAAgataaagggaaaaaatgagAAGAAAGGAATTTGTAGCAACGACTCCTGTGTTGTTAGTGCAACTAAGGAAATGGAAGCGTGTTACAAAAGttacaataataatgtaaataataatattataaatcaGTCcacatttactttttatgaTAACAATTTAAATAGTAATGAACTAATGGCAAACAAATTACAGACATTAaatgaagcaaaaaataGTTCAGATTATAACACACATTCTGAacatgataataataatgaaaagaaatcaatgctttttaaaaattatgatttttcagtttttgattatttagataattataaaaatatttacaacaaTGATAGGAAAGATAATACCCTTAGCCTTTTAGAAAAAGTCGATTCTAATTTTAAACTATTGAACACAagtataaatgaaaagaaacaTATCATAATAGAGGAGAATTATTACAATGCAGAAGaagcaaaattttttaatagtttTCTTAATGACATTGCCAAAAATGTTAGTGAAGAGAGagaaggaaaatattttagtacCGAGGATACTATGTCCACACATATTTACAGAAACAGTAATATCATTGATAGTAGTATAAAGAACAATGTGCACTTGACTcatttgaataatataagGGAGTTGTATGCAAATTTTGATTCAActtgtaataattttaaaaaggaaaaacatggatttatatttgcaaatggtttaaataaatgtggtagtgatttatttaataaatataatgatgaACGTAGTCATGAAGCTTTGAATGGAGATACAAAAGAAAgtgtagaaaaaaataaaacatatgatAGTAGCTGTCATAATCAATTGCTTAATAATCATAACAGAGATTCACAAACTAATGGaaaggaaataaataaacagaaTGAGAGttttcaaaattatgaaaaatgtaaCTCAAGTAATGCACATACATTCAATAAGGAGGCTTCAAAATTTGTCAGTTTTAACAAAAActtaaattatgttttaattagTAAGACAGGAGAGGAGGAGGAGGATTGTTCCGGAAAATGTGTGTCAAGATACATGGAAAGGTATGTAGCAAATGAAGTAGTAAAAGAACCAGAAATCAAGGCAGCAAATGGTAACACCTTTTTCCAGGGGGAAGGGTTCAATAGTGGCAAGGATGTATACCATTTAACGAAGAATGGGAATTATACTGGTGtgaataatgataatgatattaaCTACAATGTTGATTATGATATTGACGACGATATTAATGGCAGCATTAAAGCCAATATTAACGACAACATTGACGACGATGATGATGGTGGGGATGTGGACatgattaataaaaatagcaaaCTAATGTCAATTATTGGAAATAGAATCATGGATAGTTTAGAAAACATGGATGCCGGTGATGCAACGGATtcattatatgaaataatgaTTATGAGAAATAACAAACAGAGTACTTTTCATTGCATTAATTCTATGGATGATTCTTTAAATACAGCTGATAGAGAAATTGATagtgaattatatattaagcaACATTTTGTAAACTCAAAAAATCTACTTTATAATAACTCTTACATGAAATGTAATAGAGATTACGAAAACTGTTTTGATAGAAATGAGATTGTTCGTGTTAGTAGCTTCAACAATCCAAGTAATAGTAGTGTCAATCAAGGGGAACAAAGAAATATGGAGTACAGTATTACATACAATCGAGTCTCCAGTAAATATGATAGTGAAAATGATATCAATGATTGTCATAGAAATGgagatgaaaaagaaaaagacaaaaagTATTGTGAAAAGGATTGTGAAAGGGATAACAAAAAGAACGATGAAATAAACGtggaaagaaatataaattacaaaaatagcGAAACAACTAATGTAAGTTTTAGTGTTCTCGATAACaataatatcattaaaagCAACGATAATATTAAGTTGTTAGGTAAGAactttataaaagaaaatacgaCAACTGCAAATAGTGAACATAGTGAACgtattaaaaatgttgatGATGGAAAGGATGcgaaaaatgataaaacaaACTTTGATTACTTATTTGATCATGTTATAGATAGTAAtcttaatttattcttaaacAGTGAAGAGttaaattatgataatgTGTTATATACGAATAAGGATTCGGGGTGtagcaataataacaataacagtgGAAACAGTAATGTAAGAAGCAGCATAAACTACAATAAACATAGTTATAACAATAGTAACATTAAagatagtaatagtaacaacagtaacagtaacaatagtaacagtaacaacagtaacagtaacaatagtaacagtaacaatagaaacagtaacaatagtaacagtaacaatagtaacagtaacaatagtaacagtaacacTAATAACGGTAATAGCAGTGATAACAACTACAGTTATACGAGTGACATACACAATTTTTTGAGacaagaaaatttaaataaagcaCAGAACAATGTGagcaataatttatattactgCCCCAACAGCCCCAATGTGAGGGTAAATgcaaatatgaataataactccttcatgaaatatataaaaaattttttagaaaataattatataaacgaCCAAAAGAATTACATAGACTTATactataaaacaaaagaaaataataatagcacaGGGGAAAATGAGTTCCCTGATGCAagtaaggaaaataatatgaatcttaccataaataatatttataaaagtaaagaCGTGAATGTACATGGTAGtagaaatatgaaatatgttGATGGTGCTTATTTCCATAACAAACAAAGTGTCAGCACTGCTAATACGAGCTACGATTCATGTAGAATTGGTGTATCTAACACCACTAATGCAAATAGTGCGAATAAAACGAATAGTGCAAATAAAACGAATAGTGCGAATAAAACGAATAGTACGAATGGGGTTAATAGTATGCTCATTGGTGGTCATCATCTTATCAGAGATTTTAACAATCATTCACAGGACATTTTCGATATGGCAAGCATTAAAAGTACTAAAGCTTTTGCTGAAgtgcataataataatagtaatagtaataatataagtggtaacaataataatggtaataCTTATTATTGTAGGAGTGGTATGCCTCGTTTGGACGATGCAAATGTatgcattaaaaaaacaGGTGCTCTCGATTACTCcaatatttacaatttaGTTCATGATATAAAGAATGACGAAGATGAGCATGCCTCAAAGAGCAAGTTGAATAGTAAACATCCGTTAGAAAGTGATTACTGTGGCggcatatataataataatagcagtagtaataatacaaacagtaataacaatactAGTAATAGCAATACTAGTAATAACAACACTGGTAATAACAACACTAGTAATAACAACACTAGTAATAACAACACTAGTAATAACAACACTAGTAATAACAACACTAGTAATAACAACACTAGTAATAGCAACAGTACTAAGAATAGTCGTATAACTAATGGTAGTTATTACCGTATGAACGATCTAAAGAAGGagggaaaaaatatgaacattaTGAATATTCTAAAGACAGAGGGGGGTGATAGCCATATACATAGACGGGGTAATAATGTTACTTCATTGCAGCTACATGATGATAATAGCAAGAGTAAGTTATGCATTAGTAAGCACGAACACTACACAAACGATGATAATGATGATGTTGGTAATGATGATAACGATACATCTATATATGTAGGGAAAAACATAGATGTAAATGCACAGGAATATAGCATGAACTGTACAGAGGATATTAGTGAGTGTAATTTGAACAAATTAATGGTTAGTGATTGTAGAAATGCTACTGTTAATAAGGTAGGGTTAATGGAAAGACGAAATAATTTAGTAGAGGGGGAGACTGCGCGTacttacaataataataacagtaataaccataataatagtattcATAATGACTGTAACAATAACATTACCAGCAGTAACATCAATGATAGTGCAAATGTGCAAGGGACTAGAAAGTATTACGAGAACATAAAAAAGGACAACTTCAGTACCATGCACAGcgtttttcaaaaatgtgTATTATCAAAAGACAATGAGAATATAACTAATTATGAAGAtagaaatgtaaaaaatgaaaatagatgtagtaacaacaatataaatgataatcaGTATAGTACTATTAAGATAAACGATGaggagaaaaggaaaaatttaaGTGAAGACATTATGTATAACGACAGTACAACTGTTGCAACTTTTTTGAGTGAACAAAATTTGGGGAAAATTATGAGTAAAGAGGatgtttatattaatgaTGGAGAATTAGTAGAAAAAGAGGAACAAAAAAGGGGGGGGTATAGTCAAGAAAGTATTAACCTAGAGAAGTATAACAATGATCCTGATAAATATAGCATTCACCCTGATAAGTATGACAATTTCGATGTAGGCCATAATTGTACTAAGCCTACTTCTACAAACCTTGAGCAAGGTAATGAAAAAGGGAGAAAAGGATACGAAGATACACAAATGAAACAAGTAGTTTGTACAGTAGAAAGTAATAAGGAGAACAACTTAATAAATGATGGTTTACATAATTATTCCTTAGGTGGTAAAAATACCAAGATTGTTAGAAGTTGGGACAACATGAGCAATATGTCTAATATGAATAACTATCTAAGTAACACTTCAAGTAAGAACAATAACGAAACGTTAGTAAGAAACAGTCTAATGGATGAAAAGATGATTGATTTTATTCTGAAAAGTAATGGAAAGGTAAAGGATGCAATgaaagataataataatgagaaaGGTTCAATATTTCAAGGAAACTTAAATTCTATTAATTCGGTTAATTGTTTCTTATATGGGGTGTTACCAAATAGTAATAGTGATGCTAATAGTGTTATTGATGGTTCCCATGAGGAGGTACATAATAATGTTGTCCATATTGACAATGTTGACAATGTTGATAACGTTGATAACGTTGATGAGGATGATTGTAAGAGTAATGCTATTAATGATAACGCGTTAAACGTCCAAATAAGTAGTGTAAACATGAAGGATAAGGATAATAGTAGCTACAATATTAGCACTTGTAGCAAAGCAAATAATAGTACCACAAGCAACAGTGTAAATTGTAATAACTCAACctgtaacaataataatgatggCCAGAAAATTTTCTTGAAAAGAAACTTTGCCAATGGCAGTACAAGTAACACAAATATAAGTGGAGACTCGTATGATTACACAATGAATATGacgaaaaatatgaatataaaaaaggacacaaacaataacaacaataataacaacagtaGCAATAACAAGAATAACCAACAAATGACTAGCTTCTCTAAGAAATCAAGTAATTGTATTGAATATTTTGACCATAGCCACGTAGAAGTAAAAGATTCTGGTTTCAAATATAGTGCACAAAATGATTTAGAAAATATcacaaataatatgaaattgAAAAGCATTTACAGTTacaatgtaaataaaaatacgaaCATTACCaatgtttataattataattctttccattatttaaattataacaatCATTTAGGGAAAGGagataagaataaaaataaacaccAACATCCACATCAACCTGTGAGAAACTGCAACGAAATGAACTTAACGAATAACTACGATTTGAGAGTTAAAAGCGGACCTAATAGCAGTTTAAATAATGGCATAAATAATAACTGCAATAATAGCGACAATAATATAAGCGATAGGGGAGATGATGGTGGAAATGCTATCAGTGTAAACATCCGAAATGATAGTAGCAGTACTTTGAATAACTCGAGTAATGCAAAAAAAGTCTCTCCCTTAAAGGTAACAGCGGATTATAATTACGTTAAAAGGATATCTACAAGGTGCATATCCGATAGTTCTGTAATGGATCCACAAAACTTCAATAACCTGCATCTGAGGTtgaaaaattcaaattttcCGAATTATATGAACAACCCTCCAACTGCGTATAgtggtagtaataataataatattaatagcgGCAGTAGCAGAAGTAATAacagcaatagtaataacaataataataacaataataataacaatagtaataacaataataataacaatagtaataacaatagtaataacaatagtaataacaatagtaataacaatagtaataacaatagtaataacaattataataacaatagtaataacaatagtaataacaatagtaataacagtaataataacaattataataacaatagtaataacaatagtaataacagtaataataacaattataataacaataataataacaataataataataatagcagcagcagcaataacaatataaaatataacagtaaAACAAACGATGAGAGCAGTGGAAGCAGCAGTATAATGGAGAAGTTAAAAGTATTTGACAAGATGAGATACGATATGAAATTTACGAATTACAATACCATTTATGATAATAGTGTAAAAAATAGAGATAAAATGAGTGCGAAATATAAAGTTTTCAATAGTAGTTGCAacagtaataacaattataataaccACAATAATGGTAGCTGTACTACCTACACGAGCAGTAACCACAGTAACAACTACAACAACAGTGGTAGTAGCATATTGGATAGTCGAAGTTTCATGTTGTATGATGATAGAGAAAAGCTATCCAAAGaaggaaataaatatacggacagaatgaaaaatatgaattgtaaaaagtataataattttatgaaaaatggctacatacaaaaagaaataataccatcagataattttttagttattaaaaaatacactGCTAAGTATGAAGTGCAAATTGACCCGTTCAATGGATTTGATATAGCTAAAAGAATAATAGGTTTAAAGGGaacaaatatgaaaaagatatGTATTGATACGGATTGTAAATTAAGACTAAGAGGTAGAGGATCAGGTTATTTAGaaggagaagaaaaaaaggaagcaaGTGAATCATTACATTTGTGTGTTTCATGTCAAAAATATGATCATTACATATTagctaaaaaattaatagaacAATTATTggttaaaatttatatggaTTATGATACTTGGTTATATAATCATGGTAAGCCTTATGCAAATTTAAAACCCAAAACGTATGAGAAATTCATCCCTCTGTTTAAGTTTCAACAAAACCCTAACTCTAAGCAGCAAAATGTAAATCAGAATTGA
- a CDS encoding hypothetical protein (conserved Plasmodium protein), with product MEVKIKSKNEENLEYIKKYVGYDLAKALFLTIKTDTEDPLTLISKHLQNIASFNEEKKKKKKIFKKKLYSYNIKIHDEISKNFTKKKVKDLYEFVNSKGNNLFDDYAEFSKFLNLIKNVFEVENVYVGKIYKKSEKGRGNVKGNGNKKGKGKGNASIILKFIHTSENCDLKETVLFDKKEINNMFTPVLAKKEENFLFETNYLFPNMIKENFIYDDSNENLFPVINPFYESRSSIDRMKKSICSSSYASSSKYDHEGSNISSAQGNSDHEDMKDHHSGSSQVGGDTTGDEEKEWSNEEWRRNDEEASGSDEEWSTNYEEANGSDEERNGSDTEDGKENTSSTNIKERGNHKHLTHSQEKKEIAITNEQEDFEKEQLAMLHMNLTYSCIYIYEIMERQNSFLYSYMKPGDFLFIPIVYYTYYDFHFLRELYAFKKSFFHNFKKGSNTNCEGYSANECNKDGEVKNSESERNNQLTDEENNKESEEIKKNKGLNRPKLDFKKREKVEMCLCLDNRGSIKKINKRHIISLTHLSYFLITRMLIYERKSIKEQVNYMIECEHGEERRLTDKLMDKIGNVNYEQVIKKFENKLEHHYYYDKSPELIKHMSTLLWIEKKIQKRREKIWEIRKIKIECNKNFFLTLLSCYIILEYNFLPSTFSNKAIQDYEWRKLIQYINQSFIDKLTSFNPVLFFQEKGIDKLHETSNLLNKLSSLINKKYPSQMESITTYGITLLKFLNQVTMNILSEVIKVKECEVVNSS from the exons AtggaagtaaaaataaaaagtaagaaTGAGGAAAATTTAGagtacattaaaaaatatgttggATATGATTTGGCAAAAGCGCTGTTTCTAACCATAAAGACGGACACTGAAG ACCCGCTAACCCTTATTAGCAAACACCTACAAAATATTGCCTCCTTcaatgaagagaaaaaaaagaaaaaaaaaattttcaaaaaaaaattatattcatataatattaaaatacatgATGAGATAAGTAAAAacttcacaaaaaaaaaagtaaaagattTATACGAGTTTGTAAATAGTAAGGGAAACAACCTGTTCGATGATTATGCAgaattttctaaatttttaaatttgatcAAAAACGTTTTTGAGGTGGAAAATGTGTACGTtgggaaaatatataaaaaaagtgagAAAGGAAGAGGAAATGTAAAGggaaatggaaataaaaaaggaaaaggaaaaggaaatgCGAGTATCATCCtgaaatttatacatacaagcGAAAATTGCGATTTAAAAGAAACAGTcttatttgataaaaaagaaattaataatatgtttaCTCCAGTTCTtgcaaaaaaagaagaaaattttctttttgaaaCAAATTACCTCTTTCCTAAtatgataaaagaaaattttatatatgacgATTCAAATGAAAACTTATTTCCTGTTATTAACCCCTTCTATGAAAGTAGAAGCAGTATAGacagaatgaaaaaaagtatatgcTCTTCTTCTTATGCTTCTTCTTCTAAGTATGACCATGAAGGAAGTAATATAAGCAGTGCACAGGGGAATTCTGATCATGAGGATATGAAGGACCATCATTCGGGAAGTAGCCAGGTAGGAGGAGATACGACAGGGGATGAAGAGAAGGAATGGAGTAATGAAGAATGGAGAAGAAATGATGAAGAAGCAAGCGGGAGTGATGAAGAATGGAGCACAAATTATGAAGAAGCAAACGGGAGTGATGAAGAACGGAACGGAAGTGATACAGAGgatggaaaagaaaataccAGTAGCactaatataaaagaacGGGGTAACCATAAACACTTAACACATTcccaggaaaaaaaagaaattgcCATTACTAACGAACAGGAAGATTTTGAAAAGGAACAACTTGCAATGCTACATATGAATCTTACGTAtagttgtatatatatttatgaaataatgGAAAGACAAAATTCGTTTTTATATTCCTACATGAAACCAGGagatttcctttttattcctATCGTATATTACACATATTAcgattttcattttttgagaGAACTATATGCCTTTAAAAAAAGCTTTTTTCATAACTTCAAAAAAGGAAGTAACACAAATTGTGAGGGATACTCTGCAAATG AATGTAACAAAGATGGGGAAGTTAAAAATTCAGAGAGTGAGAGAAATAACCAATTAACAGATGAAGAAAACAATAAAGAAAGcgaagaaataaagaaaaataaaggtCTTAATAGACCCAAGCTAGACTTCAAAAAGCGTGAAAAAGTAGAAATGTGTTTGTGCTTAGATAATCGAGgtagtataaaaaaaataaataaaaggcATATTATCAGCCTTACCCACctttcctattttttaattacccGAATGTTAATATATGAGAGGAAGAGCATTAAAGAGCAG GTTAATTACATGATCGAATGCGAACACGGGGAAGAAAGGAGACTCACTGATAAGTTAATGGACAAAATAGGAAACgtaaattatgaacaagtcataaaaaaatttgaaaataagtTGGAGCACCATTATTACTATGATAAATCTCCGGAGTTAATTAAACACATGTCGACTCTTCTATggattgaaaaaaaaattcagaaACGGAGAGAAAAAATCTGGGAAATCA ggaaaataaaaattgaatgCAACAAAAACTTCTTCCTAACCTTACTTAGTTGTTACATAATACTAGAATATAACTTTTTACCTTCTACATTCTCAAACAAGGCTATACAAGATTACGAATGGAGAAaattaatacaatatataaacCAAAGTTTTATAGACAAGCTAACATCATTTAATCCAGTGCTTTTCTTTCAAG aaaaaggaatagACAAGCTGCATGAGACGAGCAATTTGctaaataaattaagttcattaataaataagaaatatcCTTCTCAAATGGAAAGCATAACTACATATGGAATAACTCTATTGAAGTTTTTAAATCaa GTGACAATGAATATATTGAGTGAAGTGATCAAAGTAAAAGAATGTGAAGTTGTCAATTCttcataa